The following proteins come from a genomic window of Halictus rubicundus isolate RS-2024b chromosome 8, iyHalRubi1_principal, whole genome shotgun sequence:
- the LOC143356584 gene encoding sorting nexin-8, whose product MASTDLSFGCIPAFYREVYEKISSPTSGNVEREVFKSLLVKSQLSSSVLSQIWELVDSKTGYLGRNGLYKGLALVAFAQQGKQPSDKLLENSESQELPVPVLGDLSEVTLLAQRLHTGNNPAKLNLTYTDICNLDTIEVNLVPEKKGIFLKHVEYQVTSKRFNSIVYRRYNDFVSLHELLLSRFPYRLIPKLPPKKIVGADSQFLEERRRSLLRFLTVIARHPVVSNDHIVQFFFTYTGDETQHRIREVFRRIPDEFATSELSSKAKELVPPETLTEFANSRDQIRVILLGVSRLKNIADCLAIRSHSCAVDMAELGTQLSNLASEPHGTTSWATGGSTIWQEMKKGFHIISKEFNLLSTRALQQAVREETMVCERLNLLQDILLAHRILCERHERGVSADHQRALSTMLSLKKRQMQGVIRGTDTDTVEYLENKMVAQESVIANVELRNCFSLHCLHMETQLVHAHLEILATVLQSLVNVQIRGHSELAEVWKLIEPTIMKCLPEKSTSGSNGLS is encoded by the exons ATATGGGAACTGGTGGACAGCAAGACGGGCTATTTGGGCAGGAACGGATTGTACAAAGGTCTTGCTCTAGTCGCGTTCGCTCAGCAAGGGAAACAGCCAAGCGACAAACTTTTGGAGAACTCCGAGTCTCAAG AATTGCCTGTTCCCGTTCTTGGTGACCTTTCGGAGGTAACGCTCTTGGCTCAAAGGTTGCATACAGGTAACAATCCGGCGAAATTGAATCTTACGTACACGGACATTTGCAACCTGGACACGATAGAAGTCAATTTGGTGCCCGAGAAAAagggaatttttttaaagcaCGTGGAGTACCAAGTAACAAGCAAG AGATTTAATTCCATCGTTTATAGACGCTACAACGACTTCGTATCGTTGCATGAGCTCCTCTTGTCGAGGTTTCCATACAGGTTGATACCAAAGTTGCCGCCGAAAAAGATCGTCGGAG CGGACTCTCAATTCCTAGAAGAAAGAAGACGATCACTATTGAGATTCCTCACGGTGATCGCTCGCCACCCGGTAGTGAGCAATGACCACATCGTGCAATTCTTCTTCACCTACACCGGCGACGAAACCCAGCACAGAATTCGCGAGGTGTTCAGGAGAATACCAGACGAATTCGCCACCTCGGAATTGTCCTCGAAAGCGAAGGAGTTGGTACCACCGGAAACGCTGACCGAATTCGCGAACAGTCGCGATCAAATACGCGTAATACTACTCGGAGTCTCCCGGTTGAAAAATATCGCAGATTGTTTAGCGATTCGATCGCACAGTTGTGCCGTTGACATGGCAGAATTAGGCACGCAGCTGAGCAATTTAGCCTCGGAGCCCCATGGAACTACTTCTTGGGCCACCGGTGGATCCACCATTTGGCAGGAGATGAAGAAAGGCTTTCACATCATTTCTAA AGAGTTCAATCTGCTTTCAACAAGAGCCCTTCAGCAAGCAGTCAGAGAAGAGACGATGGTCTGCGAAAGGCTGAATCTCCTCCAGGACATTCTACTGGCACACAGAATACTATGCGAGAGGCACGAGCGCGGAGTCAGCGCGGATCATCAGCGAGCATTGTCTACCATGCTATCCCTAAAGAAGCGACAAATGCAAGGAGTCATCCGCGGCACTGAT ACTGACACCGTCGAATACCTGGAGAACAAGATGGTCGCGCAGGAATCCGTTATCGCGAACGTTGAACTGCGGAATTGTTTTTCGCTGCACTGTTTGCACATGGAAACGCAGCTCGTTCACGCACATTTAGAGATACTGGCCACGGTGTTGCAGAGCCTCGTGAATGTTCAAATACGGGGCCATTCCGAG CTCGCCGAGGTATGGAAATTAATAGAGCCAACGATCATGAAGTGTTTACCAGAGAAGTCGACGAGCGGATCGAATGGACTCTCGTAG
- the LOC143356585 gene encoding U6 snRNA phosphodiesterase 1: MSGLGLISTYASDSEEDEVHKDSFDNKSEEVSKRLPLPGSIATWKGVPHHEEVNDDPSEHDGRVRSFKHERGNWATLVYIHYEPSEDLLTWMQSLLTELPMKCNIFSDQLHISITRSLILKFHWIDSFVEEIKKLCEQTKQFSLELLNVRAYCNDDETRTFLGIECIDDKGTLGHFVKKLNDSLAEYKLPPFYEDSSYHISFLWCLGDETATLNTLTPSLTNKLNQFLAEYTEDRHIHVNKVNLKIGNKLYAFNLK; encoded by the exons ATGTCAGGTTTGGGATTAATAAGCACCTACGCTTCTGATTCTGAGGAAGATGAAGTTCATAAGGATAGCTTTGACAATAAATCCGAGGAGGTTTCTAAGCG tctaCCCTTACCTGGAAGCATTGCAACGTGGAAAGGTGTTCCACATCATGAAGAAGTCAATGATGATCCATCAGAACATGATGGGAGAGTAAGAAGTTTTAAACATGAACGTGGTAACTGGGCAACCTTGGTTTATATTCACT ATGAACCCAGTGAGGACTTGCTTACATGGATGCAGTCATTACTGACAGAGTTACCAATGAAATGTAATATATTTTCTGATCAGTTACATATTAGCATAACAAGAAGtctaatattaaaatttcattggATTGATTCCTTCgtagaagaaattaaaaaattatgtgagCAGACCAAACAATTTAGTTTAGAACTGTTGAATGTACGTGCATATTGCAATGACGATGAAACACGTACATTTCTTGGGATAGAATGTATTGATGACAAAGGGACCTTGGGTCATTTTGTTAAAAAACTCAACGATTCCCTTGCTGAATATAAGTTGCCACCTTTTTATGAG GATTCTTCATACCATATCAGCTTTTTGTGGTGCCTTGGTGACGAAACAGCAACTTTAAACACTCTTACACCCTCCTTAACAAATAAGTTAAATCAATTTTTGGCTGAATATACAGAAGATAGACATATACATGTAAATAAAGTAAACCTTAAAATAGGAAACAAACTGTAtgcatttaatttaaaataa
- the LOC143356807 gene encoding zinc finger CCHC-type and RNA-binding motif-containing protein 1 isoform X2 → MKDKFSRRSRGVAFVLFLNSEDALACAKGLNNTEIGGRTVKSSIAVDNGRSTEFIRRRDYPDKSQCYECGEEGHLSYNCRNNTLGPRNPPVKKIRIRKKHKTSNSQQSSDCNKNSDDELVEENWEDEVETLSAAIAFEQKQKELENSQRAGPKGLDEEYRLNKNSGKRYKKNKYFSDEEDFSE, encoded by the exons ATGAAAGACAAATTCTCACGACGAAGTCGTGGTGTTGCATTTGTATTATTTCTTAATTCAGAAGATGCTCTTGCTTGTGCAAAAGGTTTAAATAACACGGAA ataGGTGGTCGTACTGTTAAAAGTTCTATTGCCGTTGATAACGGACGTAGTACTGAGTTCATTCGTCGAAGAGATTATCCAGATAAATCTCAGTGTTACGAATGTGGAGAAGAGGGACATTTGTCGTATAACTGCAGAAATAATACATTGGGACCAAGGAATCCACCAGTAAAGAAAATTCGAATTAGGAAAAAACACAAAACTAGTAATAGTCAACAATCGAGTGACTGTAACAAAAATAGTGATGATGAATTAGTAGAAGAAAATTGGGAAGATGAAGTAGAAACATTGAGTGCTGCTATTGCATTTGAG CAAAAACAAAAGGAATTAGAAAATAGTCAAAGGGCAGGACCTAAGGGACTTGATGAAGAATACCGATTAAACAAAAACTCAGGAAaacgatataaaaaaaataagtaTTTCAGTGATGAGGAAGACTTCAGTGAGTGA
- the LOC143356807 gene encoding zinc finger CCHC-type and RNA-binding motif-containing protein 1 isoform X1: protein MSGGVVPSRSTVYISNLPFSLTNNDIHQLLQTYGKIVKVTVMKDKFSRRSRGVAFVLFLNSEDALACAKGLNNTEIGGRTVKSSIAVDNGRSTEFIRRRDYPDKSQCYECGEEGHLSYNCRNNTLGPRNPPVKKIRIRKKHKTSNSQQSSDCNKNSDDELVEENWEDEVETLSAAIAFEQKQKELENSQRAGPKGLDEEYRLNKNSGKRYKKNKYFSDEEDFSE, encoded by the exons atgagTGGTGGAGTAGTACCCAGCAGATCAACTGTTTACATTTCAAATTTACCTTTTTCGTTAACAAATAACGATATACACCAACTCTTACAGACTTATGGGAAGATTGTCAA AGTGACAGTCATGAAAGACAAATTCTCACGACGAAGTCGTGGTGTTGCATTTGTATTATTTCTTAATTCAGAAGATGCTCTTGCTTGTGCAAAAGGTTTAAATAACACGGAA ataGGTGGTCGTACTGTTAAAAGTTCTATTGCCGTTGATAACGGACGTAGTACTGAGTTCATTCGTCGAAGAGATTATCCAGATAAATCTCAGTGTTACGAATGTGGAGAAGAGGGACATTTGTCGTATAACTGCAGAAATAATACATTGGGACCAAGGAATCCACCAGTAAAGAAAATTCGAATTAGGAAAAAACACAAAACTAGTAATAGTCAACAATCGAGTGACTGTAACAAAAATAGTGATGATGAATTAGTAGAAGAAAATTGGGAAGATGAAGTAGAAACATTGAGTGCTGCTATTGCATTTGAG CAAAAACAAAAGGAATTAGAAAATAGTCAAAGGGCAGGACCTAAGGGACTTGATGAAGAATACCGATTAAACAAAAACTCAGGAAaacgatataaaaaaaataagtaTTTCAGTGATGAGGAAGACTTCAGTGAGTGA